From the Priestia aryabhattai genome, one window contains:
- a CDS encoding S8 family serine peptidase: MQKKILHTVLSLAVGAGILSVGGVPTQAKGQDQKISNTYAIAFKNGLPDNYQEIIQKAGGKVTKALPEVGGIEAQSEQASFLNNLKGNSSIEAANREIPLTLDKTAVSPYNYQSSISSSQNSENYWDSQWDIQRVTNDGKSYEVETGGYKNKDGSTTHKAVVGVIDTGIDESHPDLKDNILGGRNLVPAGMDESETGDPADIKDRNGHGTHVAGIIGANGKVKGVGPELGIRSYRVLYSEQALGLPAWIIDGIIAATNDDVDVINMSLRFYNNNKMTIEGESYKSIAETLLWKRAIQYAVRNGVTVVAGSGNESLNLDNKKEVNDFLNNMYEPYGISVKGPATVVPAQMPGVINVSASTKWSTQQLAFYSNYGNSAIDVAAPGGDFGEKYAKTNDPAAADPSNLILSTWPTYLGTSYELNAGTSMATPQVAGIAGVLKAAHPEYKPAQVTARIKQTAFDYGKKGHDALFGSGEANAYRALKDIKN; this comes from the coding sequence ATGCAAAAGAAAATTCTACATACGGTGCTTTCGCTTGCAGTAGGAGCTGGAATACTTTCCGTTGGTGGAGTTCCTACTCAAGCTAAGGGTCAAGATCAAAAGATAAGTAACACATACGCAATTGCTTTTAAAAATGGATTGCCAGACAACTATCAAGAGATCATTCAAAAAGCTGGTGGCAAAGTGACTAAAGCGCTTCCTGAAGTGGGAGGAATAGAAGCTCAATCTGAACAGGCTTCTTTTCTTAACAATTTAAAAGGAAATTCTTCAATCGAAGCTGCTAACAGAGAAATTCCTCTAACCTTGGACAAAACAGCAGTTAGTCCTTATAACTATCAATCTAGTATTAGCAGCTCACAGAATTCAGAGAATTATTGGGACTCTCAGTGGGATATTCAACGAGTGACAAATGACGGAAAATCTTATGAGGTAGAAACAGGCGGGTATAAAAATAAAGATGGTAGTACCACTCATAAAGCAGTGGTAGGAGTAATTGATACGGGTATTGATGAGTCTCATCCTGATTTAAAAGATAATATACTAGGTGGACGTAATCTTGTTCCTGCTGGAATGGATGAATCTGAAACAGGGGATCCTGCGGATATAAAAGATCGTAATGGACACGGTACGCATGTTGCCGGAATCATTGGAGCCAATGGAAAAGTAAAAGGAGTGGGACCGGAACTCGGAATACGTTCTTATCGCGTACTGTACTCAGAGCAAGCTCTTGGGCTGCCAGCTTGGATTATAGACGGAATTATTGCCGCAACAAATGATGATGTTGATGTTATTAATATGTCTCTTCGTTTCTATAATAATAACAAGATGACTATTGAAGGAGAAAGTTATAAATCAATCGCTGAAACGCTGCTTTGGAAAAGAGCCATTCAGTATGCTGTAAGAAATGGCGTAACAGTCGTAGCCGGTAGCGGGAATGAAAGTTTGAATTTGGATAATAAAAAAGAAGTAAACGACTTTTTAAATAACATGTATGAACCATATGGAATAAGTGTTAAAGGGCCTGCAACTGTCGTACCGGCACAAATGCCAGGAGTGATTAATGTGTCGGCTTCCACAAAATGGTCAACTCAGCAGCTTGCTTTCTATTCTAATTATGGAAACAGTGCCATTGACGTAGCGGCTCCAGGAGGGGATTTTGGAGAGAAATATGCTAAAACCAATGATCCTGCAGCGGCTGATCCAAGCAATTTAATCCTAAGTACATGGCCCACTTATTTAGGGACTTCTTATGAGCTGAACGCCGGTACTTCTATGGCCACTCCTCAAGTAGCTGGAATTGCAGGAGTTCTTAAAGCGGCTCACCCTGAATACAAACCTGCTCAAGTAACAGCCCGTATTAAGCAAACAGCTTTTGACTATGGAAAAAAAGGACACGACGCTTTATTTGGTTCAGGAGAAGCAAATGCCTATCGAGCGTTAAAAGATATAAAGAACTAG
- a CDS encoding antibiotic biosynthesis monooxygenase family protein — MAGIVKTPEPPYYAVIFASERTEGEKGYGIMADKMVELASKQKGFLGIESARDKDLGITVSYWDSLESIRMWKQNSAHRAAQHKGKTEWYQKFSLRVCKVERHSFFEM, encoded by the coding sequence ATGGCTGGAATTGTCAAAACCCCCGAACCGCCTTATTATGCCGTTATTTTTGCTTCTGAAAGAACAGAAGGTGAGAAGGGATATGGAATAATGGCAGATAAAATGGTAGAGCTTGCATCTAAACAAAAAGGCTTTTTAGGAATAGAAAGTGCCAGAGATAAAGATTTAGGTATTACCGTTTCATACTGGGATTCTTTAGAATCAATAAGGATGTGGAAACAAAACTCAGCCCACCGCGCAGCACAGCACAAAGGGAAAACAGAATGGTATCAAAAGTTTTCGCTTAGAGTGTGCAAAGTGGAGAGGCATAGCTTTTTTGAGATGTAG
- a CDS encoding DUF4190 domain-containing protein: METNTKPQVNTTSIVSLTLGVLSIFIPIIGFITGIIGIFLYKKASNEIAATNQGGKGLAISGLICSIVGVVSQLLFVLGIITFVFAGTTME, encoded by the coding sequence TTGGAAACTAATACAAAACCTCAAGTAAATACCACCTCTATTGTTTCTCTAACTCTAGGTGTCCTGTCCATTTTTATTCCTATCATCGGTTTTATTACAGGTATTATTGGCATTTTTCTCTATAAGAAAGCATCAAATGAAATAGCCGCTACCAATCAAGGCGGTAAAGGGCTCGCTATTTCCGGACTTATCTGCAGTATAGTAGGAGTGGTTTCTCAGCTACTCTTTGTGTTAGGAATTATTACGTTTGTATTTGCGGGAACCACGATGGAGTAG
- a CDS encoding SulP family inorganic anion transporter: MNLEVFRNYSLHHLKKDILSGIVVGIIAIPLGLGFAIASGISPVTGLYTTIVAGLLIAILGGCRFQIAGPTGAFVPVLLGIVLQYGYENLLIAGFMSGILLIIFALCKVGVLIKFFPSSIIVGFQSGIALIIFSGQIPNFLGLHAIEKYQYFHLNIKEIVGNLHFINIYSIATAVLCLVTILVVLYFSPKSLGLSYLLGIIVSTGLASYFFSNQFETIGSIYGKIPSHFPAPTFPDITMERVVTLLPSAFVIAILVGLQSLLTARVADEMTKSKHSSKKELIGQGIVNMVTPLFSGIPAAGEIARTVTNIKNGASSPIAGITHAIFVLIVLLVLAPYASYVALASLAPVLMVVAWNISKKEQFSKVVKEKSFHSLVLLTTFLLTVFTNLTIGIGVGLCLSGVHFMIKKTKEKQKLLRKTG, translated from the coding sequence ATGAATCTAGAGGTTTTTCGAAATTACTCCTTGCATCATTTGAAGAAAGATATACTATCAGGTATTGTTGTTGGCATTATAGCTATACCTTTAGGGTTAGGATTTGCGATAGCTTCTGGAATATCGCCTGTTACAGGACTTTATACAACGATTGTAGCGGGATTGTTAATTGCTATTTTAGGTGGATGTAGGTTTCAAATTGCAGGACCTACCGGTGCGTTTGTTCCAGTTTTATTAGGTATCGTATTGCAATATGGCTATGAAAATTTATTAATTGCGGGCTTTATGTCCGGAATTCTCCTCATTATCTTTGCGCTATGCAAAGTAGGAGTTTTAATCAAGTTTTTTCCGTCATCTATTATTGTAGGATTTCAGTCGGGGATTGCGCTGATTATCTTTAGTGGGCAGATCCCAAACTTTCTTGGATTACACGCTATTGAAAAATATCAGTATTTTCATTTGAATATAAAAGAGATTGTTGGTAATTTACACTTCATCAACATCTATAGCATCGCTACAGCGGTATTGTGCTTAGTTACAATTTTAGTTGTTCTTTACTTTTCACCTAAATCGCTGGGGCTGTCCTATTTACTTGGAATTATTGTATCAACTGGCTTGGCTTCTTATTTCTTTTCAAATCAGTTTGAAACCATTGGTTCCATTTATGGAAAGATACCTAGTCATTTTCCGGCGCCAACGTTTCCTGATATAACAATGGAGAGGGTTGTAACTCTTTTACCTTCTGCTTTTGTGATTGCTATACTTGTAGGGTTACAATCTTTACTGACAGCTCGCGTTGCAGATGAAATGACGAAATCAAAGCACAGCAGCAAAAAAGAACTGATCGGCCAAGGAATTGTAAATATGGTGACGCCGCTGTTTTCAGGTATTCCTGCAGCGGGGGAAATTGCAAGAACTGTTACCAATATTAAAAACGGCGCTTCGTCTCCAATTGCAGGAATCACGCATGCTATCTTTGTTTTGATTGTGCTGTTAGTACTCGCTCCATATGCTTCATACGTTGCACTTGCTAGTCTCGCCCCAGTTTTAATGGTCGTGGCATGGAACATAAGTAAGAAAGAACAGTTTTCAAAGGTGGTAAAAGAAAAATCATTTCATTCGCTGGTTTTACTCACGACCTTTTTGTTAACGGTTTTTACAAACTTGACGATAGGAATAGGCGTTGGATTGTGCTTATCTGGTGTACACTTTATGATAAAAAAGACCAAAGAAAAACAAAAATTATTAAGAAAAACTGGTTAA
- a CDS encoding iron-hydroxamate ABC transporter substrate-binding protein, which translates to MKKLFFIPFLLILTIIVSACGNSTTTNGKNDGNTENETFTYESETGPVKVPKNPKRIVALSNGPNVMSLGGKLVGIDEWSSMNPLFKEKVKGVEVVSEDDLEKIMELKPDLIIAGSEMKNIKKLNKIAPTVVYTWGKLDYLNQQIEIGKLLNKEKEAKEWVNDFQKRAASAGEAIRKKIGKDATVSVIESGNKEFYVFGNNYARGTEVLYQAMKLNIPKKVKEKALASGIYTFSSELLPEFAGDYIILSKSTDGDNSFLKTSVWKNIPAVKNNRVLEINTKASTYSDPITLEYLLGYFEKSFLKK; encoded by the coding sequence CTGAAAAAGCTATTTTTTATCCCATTCCTACTTATATTAACCATTATTGTTAGTGCGTGTGGAAACAGCACCACGACAAATGGGAAGAATGATGGTAACACGGAAAATGAAACATTTACATACGAATCAGAAACTGGACCTGTTAAGGTTCCTAAAAATCCTAAAAGAATAGTGGCCCTCAGTAACGGCCCTAATGTAATGTCATTAGGAGGAAAGCTCGTTGGAATTGATGAGTGGAGCAGCATGAATCCGCTTTTTAAAGAAAAAGTAAAAGGAGTAGAAGTGGTATCAGAGGATGATTTGGAGAAGATCATGGAGCTGAAACCGGATTTGATTATAGCCGGATCTGAAATGAAAAACATTAAAAAACTAAATAAAATAGCTCCTACAGTTGTTTATACTTGGGGGAAATTAGATTATTTGAATCAGCAAATAGAAATTGGAAAGCTATTAAACAAAGAAAAAGAAGCAAAAGAGTGGGTGAATGATTTTCAAAAACGTGCAGCATCTGCAGGAGAAGCAATACGTAAAAAAATTGGTAAGGATGCCACTGTTTCTGTGATTGAAAGCGGCAATAAAGAGTTTTATGTATTTGGAAATAACTATGCGCGCGGAACAGAAGTATTGTATCAGGCAATGAAACTAAACATACCTAAAAAAGTAAAAGAGAAAGCACTTGCATCAGGTATCTATACGTTTTCTTCAGAATTACTTCCTGAGTTTGCAGGGGATTATATCATCTTGAGTAAAAGCACAGATGGCGATAATTCATTTTTAAAAACGAGTGTGTGGAAGAACATACCTGCGGTTAAAAACAACCGTGTATTGGAAATTAATACGAAAGCATCCACTTACAGTGATCCAATAACGTTAGAATATCTTTTAGGATATTTTGAAAAGTCATTTCTCAAAAAATAG
- a CDS encoding phosphotriesterase family protein: protein MTFINSVTGPVHTSELGLTLIHEHMRVRSESVYAQFPHLYDEEQEVGKAAEQVNRAKKLGVKTICDSTVMEQGRDIRFIERIARETDTQIIAATGIYTYNYIPTHFQTRSIDYMTELFVRDIEVGIQNTSIKAGFLKCATDAPGVTADVEKVMRAVARAHKKTGVPIMTHSHPASGTGLKQLDILLEEGANPNQILIGHTGDTDNLEYILNILNQGAFIGMDRYGLTRECSTENRNQTVMELAKQGYSNRMFLSQDYCCTMDWFPEGVIEERFPKWSMSFVLEEVVPELKRKGVTEQQIQHMLFDNARCWFEGK from the coding sequence ATGACATTTATCAATTCTGTAACAGGCCCAGTCCATACGTCAGAACTAGGGCTAACATTAATCCATGAACATATGCGCGTTCGTTCTGAATCTGTTTATGCACAGTTTCCTCATTTATATGATGAGGAACAAGAAGTTGGAAAAGCAGCAGAACAAGTAAATCGTGCGAAGAAGCTCGGAGTTAAAACAATCTGCGATTCTACGGTGATGGAACAAGGGCGCGATATTCGCTTTATTGAACGAATTGCCCGTGAAACGGACACTCAAATCATCGCAGCTACAGGAATTTATACGTATAACTACATCCCTACCCACTTTCAAACTCGAAGCATTGACTATATGACAGAGCTGTTTGTTAGAGATATAGAAGTAGGTATTCAAAACACATCTATTAAAGCTGGGTTTTTAAAATGCGCCACAGATGCACCTGGTGTAACAGCTGATGTAGAAAAAGTAATGCGCGCCGTAGCACGAGCTCATAAAAAAACGGGAGTGCCAATTATGACGCATTCACATCCTGCAAGCGGAACAGGCTTAAAGCAGCTTGACATCCTACTGGAAGAAGGCGCTAATCCAAATCAAATTCTGATTGGACATACGGGTGATACGGATAACCTCGAGTATATTTTAAACATATTAAATCAAGGTGCCTTTATCGGTATGGACCGCTACGGCCTAACAAGAGAATGTTCAACCGAAAATAGAAATCAAACGGTCATGGAATTAGCTAAACAAGGATATTCAAATCGCATGTTCCTATCACAAGACTACTGCTGTACAATGGACTGGTTTCCAGAGGGCGTGATTGAGGAACGTTTTCCAAAATGGTCGATGAGCTTTGTATTAGAAGAAGTCGTGCCCGAATTAAAAAGAAAAGGCGTAACCGAACAACAGATTCAGCACATGCTTTTCGATAACGCTCGCTGTTGGTTTGAAGGAAAGTGA
- a CDS encoding CcdC protein domain-containing protein, with protein sequence MEMLLIYILVVALIGFIIWRKLKKKNKPIKKNGLGILAPIFFILIAFSLSLSQLMHIPGQPFHLPPYWEMMIAGLLGVIFGLIMLSQTDYEVREDGFIYSKPNKNFKYVIIAIIFIRMALSQYFKGLDSIDFAVLTMTLAFIYIVIWRIGSYLKFRKLNGDSYSVNAG encoded by the coding sequence ATGGAAATGCTACTTATTTATATACTTGTTGTAGCTCTTATAGGATTTATTATTTGGAGAAAATTAAAAAAGAAAAATAAGCCCATTAAAAAGAATGGACTTGGTATATTAGCGCCTATTTTTTTCATATTGATTGCATTTTCACTTAGTCTAAGTCAGCTGATGCACATACCGGGCCAACCATTTCACTTACCTCCCTACTGGGAAATGATGATTGCTGGTTTATTAGGTGTTATATTTGGACTCATTATGCTCAGCCAAACAGACTATGAAGTAAGAGAAGATGGCTTCATTTATTCAAAGCCAAATAAAAATTTTAAATATGTGATTATCGCTATTATCTTCATAAGAATGGCATTAAGCCAATACTTCAAAGGCTTAGATTCCATAGACTTCGCGGTCTTAACGATGACACTGGCTTTTATATATATTGTTATTTGGAGAATTGGCAGCTATCTAAAATTCCGTAAATTAAACGGAGATAGCTACAGCGTAAATGCTGGATAA
- a CDS encoding SDR family NAD(P)-dependent oxidoreductase, translating to MFEEKVGIITGGTSGIGLATAELLTKEGMSVVIASRNSEKGEEALSILRKWSPQSIFIKTDVTNSQDVKNLVSQTYSTFGKIDVGFNNAANTEASSNATHQFKEEDFDHLINVTLKSVWLCMKYQLQVMTKQNSGVIVNTSSMDAILCSPGTGVYAAGKSGVIALTKSVAQEYGHQHIRINSLCPGAFRTSMLEEKFSTLSSEEKVKLNESYQKLNALGRIGDPLEAAKAVKWLLSDDASFVTGQNIIVDGGIGFRFE from the coding sequence ATGTTTGAAGAAAAGGTAGGTATTATTACGGGTGGAACGTCGGGGATTGGTTTAGCTACAGCAGAATTACTCACAAAAGAAGGGATGTCTGTTGTTATTGCTTCTAGAAATAGTGAAAAAGGAGAAGAAGCTCTTTCTATATTAAGAAAGTGGTCACCTCAATCTATTTTTATCAAAACGGATGTAACGAATAGTCAAGATGTTAAAAATCTTGTTAGCCAAACATACTCTACATTTGGAAAGATCGATGTTGGCTTTAATAATGCGGCTAACACAGAGGCTTCCTCCAATGCTACACATCAGTTTAAAGAAGAAGACTTTGACCATTTAATTAACGTTACATTAAAAAGTGTATGGCTTTGTATGAAATATCAGCTGCAGGTAATGACCAAACAAAACAGCGGTGTCATTGTTAATACATCGTCAATGGACGCTATTTTATGTTCACCAGGGACTGGCGTATACGCCGCTGGGAAAAGTGGGGTTATCGCTTTAACGAAGTCAGTTGCTCAAGAATATGGCCATCAACATATAAGAATTAATTCTCTCTGCCCAGGTGCATTTCGTACATCTATGCTAGAAGAAAAATTTTCAACTCTATCTTCTGAGGAAAAAGTAAAGCTCAATGAATCCTATCAAAAGTTAAATGCGCTAGGCAGAATTGGTGATCCGCTTGAAGCCGCAAAAGCAGTAAAATGGCTCCTTTCTGATGACGCATCTTTTGTTACGGGTCAAAACATTATTGTAGACGGTGGAATTGGATTTAGGTTTGAATAA
- a CDS encoding 3-alpha domain-containing protein — MRDELILLEKDPHEVSIAAVNDVKFKDRFNKEKLDRVLQVDALSNSLRKVLLK, encoded by the coding sequence GTGCGAGATGAGTTGATACTTCTTGAAAAAGACCCGCACGAAGTATCTATAGCAGCAGTTAACGATGTGAAATTTAAAGACCGGTTTAATAAAGAGAAGCTGGATAGAGTTCTGCAAGTAGATGCATTGTCGAATAGTTTAAGGAAGGTCTTGCTGAAGTAG
- a CDS encoding FbpB family small basic protein, whose protein sequence is MFKQRKSFEELVKENKQELLKDKKAIDKIEKRIEKRHEVIKLT, encoded by the coding sequence TTGTTTAAACAAAGAAAATCATTTGAAGAGCTAGTAAAAGAAAATAAACAAGAATTACTAAAAGACAAAAAAGCAATCGATAAAATTGAAAAGCGTATTGAAAAACGCCATGAAGTGATAAAGCTAACTTAG
- a CDS encoding dicarboxylate/amino acid:cation symporter, which translates to MATKNRFKLNLGLQVIIGLILGLIVGYFSKEVGLKLEILGKAFIQLIQMVIVPLVFPLIVLGITGMHDTKKLGRVAFKTLLYFEIVTTVLIILGILIAKVTNVGGHMHVGAVDTSSLGNLAKGIDFGEFFLSIIPSNIVEAMAQGKLLPIIFFGIFVGLALTSLEDKAKPVITFFEAWLQAMFKVVEYAVSFAPVGVFGFISFSVAKYGIGSLLSLGQFVSITYLSFAITAFVVFPIIAIIFRIPYKELLKRTADLILLTFTTRSSEASMPLLIHRLEKFGVSRSVTSFVLPTGYSFNLDGASIYISVAIIFLANVYNLPLSLEQIIVIIGLLMLMTKGLAGVPSAVIVVLLAAAKEIGLPAEGVALLLAVDFFVDMGRSALNVVGNSLATVVIAKSEKSFHFNTEDK; encoded by the coding sequence ATGGCTACAAAAAATAGATTTAAACTTAATTTAGGATTACAAGTGATTATTGGATTAATTCTTGGATTGATCGTTGGTTATTTTAGTAAAGAAGTTGGTTTGAAGTTAGAGATATTAGGAAAAGCTTTTATCCAGCTTATTCAAATGGTTATTGTCCCTCTTGTTTTCCCCTTAATCGTATTAGGAATAACAGGTATGCATGATACAAAAAAGCTAGGACGAGTCGCGTTTAAAACCCTTCTCTATTTTGAGATTGTGACTACAGTATTGATTATATTAGGAATACTCATTGCTAAAGTAACAAATGTAGGTGGACATATGCATGTAGGTGCTGTGGATACTTCTTCATTAGGAAACCTAGCAAAAGGCATCGACTTTGGAGAGTTTTTCTTAAGTATTATTCCAAGTAATATTGTAGAAGCAATGGCGCAAGGAAAGCTGTTACCGATTATCTTCTTTGGCATTTTTGTAGGGTTAGCTCTTACATCACTTGAAGATAAGGCTAAACCGGTTATTACATTCTTTGAGGCTTGGTTACAAGCCATGTTTAAAGTAGTAGAATATGCGGTATCATTTGCCCCAGTTGGCGTATTTGGATTTATCTCTTTTAGCGTAGCTAAATACGGGATTGGCAGCTTGCTTTCTTTAGGTCAATTTGTAAGTATTACGTATTTATCTTTTGCCATCACGGCATTTGTTGTTTTTCCTATTATTGCAATTATCTTCCGTATACCTTACAAGGAACTGTTAAAAAGAACGGCAGATTTAATTTTATTAACTTTTACAACGCGCAGTTCAGAGGCTTCTATGCCGCTGCTCATTCATCGATTAGAAAAGTTCGGGGTTTCACGTTCTGTAACCTCTTTTGTATTACCAACTGGCTACTCTTTTAATTTAGATGGAGCTAGTATCTATATCAGTGTAGCTATTATCTTTCTTGCTAATGTATATAACTTACCTCTTAGTCTTGAACAAATTATTGTAATTATTGGTTTATTAATGCTTATGACCAAAGGATTAGCAGGCGTTCCTTCAGCTGTCATCGTTGTGCTGTTAGCTGCCGCTAAAGAAATTGGCTTACCGGCAGAAGGAGTCGCTTTGTTATTAGCAGTTGATTTCTTTGTAGATATGGGCCGTTCAGCATTAAATGTCGTAGGAAACTCTTTAGCTACCGTAGTTATCGCAAAGTCTGAGAAGTCTTTTCATTTTAATACCGAGGACAAATAA
- a CDS encoding threonine synthase: MPFSYVSHLYCPKCKKEYSPKEKHQLCECGSPLLVAYDLERLKANLTPEAVQSREPNLWRYHELLPVEDPKNVVSLGEGMTPLIKMPKLGKEMDIQNLYMKDEGIIPTGSFKARGAAVGVSKAKELGVEQLAMPTNGNAGAAWSLYSSRAEIKATVVMPKDAPVITRNECAVAGADLYLVDGLISDAGKIVGEAIKAWGLYDASTLKEPYRIEGKKTMGLEIAEQFSWNLPDVILYPTGGGVGLIGIYKALNELKELGWIKGDLPRLVAVQAENCAPIVKAWNERKQESEFWPDSSTIAFGINVPKAIGDFLVLEAVYNTNGCAIAVDEDKIVEEQKKVAQLEGSFICPEGAATFLAARRLREEGWIKENETVVALNTGLGVKYPNTVDIEVPILERNGSLTKK; this comes from the coding sequence ATGCCGTTTAGTTATGTTTCTCACTTATATTGTCCTAAATGTAAAAAAGAATATAGTCCAAAAGAAAAACATCAATTATGTGAATGTGGCTCACCGTTATTGGTAGCGTACGATTTAGAGAGACTGAAAGCGAATCTAACTCCAGAAGCTGTTCAAAGCAGGGAGCCGAATTTATGGAGATATCATGAACTGCTTCCAGTAGAAGATCCCAAAAACGTAGTTTCCTTAGGCGAAGGGATGACTCCGCTTATAAAAATGCCTAAGCTAGGTAAAGAAATGGACATTCAAAACTTATATATGAAAGATGAAGGCATTATTCCAACCGGATCATTTAAAGCTAGAGGAGCCGCTGTAGGTGTGTCAAAAGCAAAAGAACTGGGCGTTGAACAGTTAGCGATGCCTACAAATGGCAACGCCGGAGCTGCTTGGTCGCTTTATTCGTCACGTGCTGAAATAAAAGCAACCGTTGTGATGCCAAAAGATGCGCCTGTTATTACAAGAAATGAATGTGCTGTCGCTGGAGCTGACCTTTACTTAGTAGATGGACTCATTAGTGATGCTGGTAAAATTGTCGGTGAGGCTATTAAAGCTTGGGGTCTTTATGATGCTTCTACGCTTAAAGAGCCATACCGAATAGAAGGTAAAAAAACAATGGGCCTAGAAATTGCTGAACAGTTTTCTTGGAATCTTCCTGATGTGATTTTATATCCAACAGGAGGAGGCGTTGGTTTAATAGGAATATATAAAGCGTTAAATGAATTAAAAGAGCTTGGCTGGATTAAAGGTGATCTTCCTCGTTTAGTTGCGGTACAAGCTGAAAACTGCGCGCCTATTGTAAAAGCATGGAATGAGAGAAAACAAGAATCTGAATTTTGGCCAGATTCTTCAACCATTGCCTTTGGTATCAACGTACCAAAAGCGATCGGGGACTTTCTTGTTTTAGAGGCAGTGTACAATACAAATGGATGCGCTATTGCGGTGGACGAAGATAAGATTGTTGAGGAACAGAAAAAAGTTGCTCAGCTTGAAGGTTCGTTCATTTGCCCTGAAGGTGCTGCTACATTCTTAGCTGCACGCCGTTTGCGAGAAGAAGGATGGATTAAAGAAAACGAAACGGTTGTTGCTTTAAATACAGGACTTGGGGTTAAATATCCAAACACAGTAGATATTGAAGTCCCTATTTTAGAGCGAAATGGCAGCCTTACTAAAAAATAA
- a CDS encoding TauD/TfdA dioxygenase family protein: MSTVSKSTAKKSVLEVQPIAGHIGAEIKGVHLSSNLDAETVSAIKKALLKHKVVFFRGQGHIDDAEQEAFATLFGEPEAHPTVPIKEGSNYLFELDSERGGRANSWHTDVTFIDTYPKASILRAVVVPESGGDTVWANTAVAYQNLPSELRQLADQLWAVHTNDYDYGGRHPNRSQEDLERHRKVFASTVYETEHPVVRIHPETGERTLVLGHFVKKIKGLSSSDSNHLFSVLQDHVTRLENTVRWHWKAGDIAIWDNRATQHYAINDYGEKHRVMRRVTLVGEVPVSIDGQTSVTYKKEE, encoded by the coding sequence ATGAGTACAGTTAGCAAAAGCACAGCAAAAAAATCGGTTTTAGAAGTACAGCCTATCGCTGGTCACATTGGAGCAGAAATAAAAGGAGTGCATTTATCTTCGAATTTAGATGCCGAGACAGTCAGTGCCATTAAAAAAGCTCTGCTAAAGCATAAAGTAGTCTTTTTTAGAGGACAAGGGCATATTGACGATGCTGAACAAGAGGCTTTCGCTACGTTATTTGGTGAACCGGAAGCACATCCTACCGTTCCTATAAAAGAAGGCAGCAATTATTTATTCGAACTGGATTCTGAACGAGGAGGGCGAGCTAATTCTTGGCATACCGATGTAACGTTCATCGATACATATCCAAAGGCATCTATTCTTCGAGCCGTAGTTGTTCCAGAATCAGGAGGGGATACAGTTTGGGCAAATACAGCCGTTGCCTATCAAAACCTTCCTTCGGAACTGCGTCAGCTAGCTGATCAGCTTTGGGCGGTGCATACGAATGACTATGATTACGGTGGAAGACATCCTAATCGTTCACAAGAAGATTTAGAACGTCATCGCAAAGTATTCGCTTCTACTGTCTATGAAACAGAACATCCAGTTGTAAGAATTCACCCCGAAACGGGAGAGCGTACGTTAGTGTTAGGACATTTTGTGAAAAAAATCAAAGGGTTATCTTCTTCGGATTCCAATCATCTTTTTTCGGTTCTGCAAGATCATGTAACAAGGTTAGAAAACACGGTTCGCTGGCATTGGAAAGCTGGTGATATTGCTATCTGGGATAACCGTGCAACCCAGCATTATGCAATTAATGACTACGGGGAAAAGCACCGCGTTATGAGACGAGTTACCTTGGTTGGTGAAGTGCCGGTGAGTATCGATGGGCAAACGAGTGTGACTTATAAAAAAGAAGAATGA